A region of bacterium DNA encodes the following proteins:
- a CDS encoding S8 family serine peptidase has translation MSMRTPQRLHSLLALVLLVSSCGGTDYIPGVGYDARAPQDSAEQVILSENYAGYLVLHLEEGLGARLSSTKELFSTKGQPDPLISIEGLINSYSTVSLRQSVNVDADRLDALKAKLERVSGGQLADFNSIFKIDAPDTADAVLVYRELKDKDGVRLLYPAQKTSPTGIIDVPDLTVHQGYLYPEATHGGLNPQAAWSAGITGAGVRVIDVEGGWNHQHEDLNIHESTAPCPITSTDPECHEAIAHGTSVAGILGSLHNGHGTDGFAPDADFHLNGIYSTAVVDDAIMNYLDGDDTDGEMYPGDIMMIEVQMRGAIGDEMVSCDADPHGCIPTTTSPSNYAAVEYAIAAGITVIEGAGNGYVDLDDSATYNPSPWINLSIQDVGSIVGGASQGAGKVLHPYSNWGSRVDVFAWGNGVATAGYPYTGNPYVWSGTTSPVPPNTETNAYYTDMFGGTSAAAAMIAGSAVLVQSYAKQELVNVATRFIMPLKMREILADSGVAQSGSGGNIGMQPRIDEAMNIVDTFVADVFASYPELVADEQLTETQYLALRAMGVGLVCGAADIEHHMIIGVNDPSCPEVELWPEGNYIGEHYDFDGDGRADLVQFSNGNWKIDLSGTGSAADGFGAWDVDVAYTAIDGDCGVWPYVEDMNSDGRADFVAYDKCAGVFYVSLTDTDLTRNNVWHGWDWVIDYSSQWHDQMTIDPADADYSRPFIAQYNNDAYLDIGIACSDGFVRVDYGDGTEAGLGSFEWSSQLLTDTMLAQAPGWAYLLSPGDFELNGTQYFSIKVPDTHPDEGRMYIIPHDGVDYLPDQDWMEMLGAPYIFGGSDHVSLVADYEGGEYPNLSVKNGDWLVTDDGYYNSLFTLAPTNIYGGPECHPVVGRFDGDNKDDRAVMCPDQWKIAYSSDEYDSLLDTDGARHVSLGYDPCEHSLPGRSYSGGISYAYAQQLMNFYQAQHPGDPVPILVDMVTIVSCED, from the coding sequence ATGTCGATGCGAACCCCACAGAGATTACATTCCCTCCTCGCTCTCGTTCTTCTTGTTTCCTCCTGCGGCGGCACGGATTACATACCCGGCGTCGGCTACGACGCGAGGGCGCCGCAGGACTCAGCCGAGCAGGTCATTCTCTCCGAAAACTATGCAGGGTACCTGGTCCTTCACCTGGAGGAAGGCTTGGGCGCGCGCCTGAGCAGCACGAAGGAGCTCTTCAGCACCAAGGGTCAGCCCGATCCGTTGATATCGATAGAGGGGCTGATAAATTCGTATTCCACGGTGAGTTTGAGGCAGAGCGTAAACGTGGATGCGGATCGTCTGGACGCGCTCAAGGCGAAACTGGAGCGTGTGTCGGGCGGGCAATTGGCCGATTTCAACTCAATTTTTAAGATCGACGCGCCAGATACCGCGGACGCGGTGCTGGTGTATCGGGAGCTCAAGGACAAGGACGGCGTGAGGCTGTTGTATCCCGCGCAGAAGACCTCTCCGACCGGGATAATCGACGTGCCGGATTTGACCGTGCACCAGGGGTATCTGTATCCCGAAGCCACGCATGGCGGCCTGAATCCCCAAGCTGCATGGAGCGCGGGGATAACGGGCGCGGGCGTTAGGGTCATAGATGTTGAAGGTGGGTGGAATCATCAGCATGAGGATTTAAATATTCATGAGTCGACAGCTCCTTGTCCAATTACTTCGACAGATCCGGAATGCCATGAGGCGATAGCGCACGGGACGTCTGTGGCCGGGATATTGGGATCGCTGCACAACGGTCACGGCACGGACGGATTTGCGCCGGATGCCGATTTTCATCTGAATGGCATTTACTCCACAGCAGTGGTCGATGATGCAATTATGAACTATCTTGACGGTGATGATACGGATGGCGAAATGTATCCAGGCGACATCATGATGATAGAAGTTCAAATGCGGGGTGCCATTGGTGATGAGATGGTGTCGTGTGATGCAGATCCCCACGGATGTATACCTACTACCACTTCACCCTCTAATTACGCGGCGGTCGAGTATGCCATAGCTGCAGGTATTACTGTGATAGAAGGTGCCGGTAACGGGTATGTGGATTTAGACGATTCCGCCACTTATAATCCTTCTCCTTGGATCAACTTATCAATACAGGATGTTGGTTCCATCGTCGGCGGCGCCAGCCAGGGTGCCGGCAAGGTCCTGCATCCGTATTCCAATTGGGGCAGCCGCGTGGACGTCTTCGCCTGGGGCAACGGCGTGGCCACGGCGGGCTATCCCTACACGGGCAATCCCTACGTGTGGAGCGGCACGACTTCTCCCGTACCCCCGAACACCGAGACGAACGCCTACTACACGGACATGTTCGGCGGGACGAGCGCCGCCGCGGCGATGATCGCGGGCTCGGCGGTTCTCGTGCAGAGCTATGCGAAACAGGAGCTCGTGAATGTCGCCACGCGCTTTATCATGCCGCTCAAGATGCGCGAGATACTGGCGGATTCGGGCGTTGCGCAGTCGGGCAGCGGCGGCAACATAGGCATGCAGCCGAGGATCGACGAGGCGATGAACATCGTGGATACGTTCGTGGCGGACGTGTTTGCGTCGTATCCGGAGCTTGTCGCGGACGAGCAGCTCACGGAGACGCAGTACCTGGCGCTTCGTGCGATGGGCGTGGGGCTTGTCTGTGGCGCGGCGGATATCGAGCATCATATGATCATCGGTGTCAACGACCCCAGTTGCCCCGAGGTGGAGTTGTGGCCGGAGGGGAATTACATCGGTGAGCACTATGACTTTGACGGCGACGGCCGCGCCGACCTGGTGCAGTTTTCAAACGGCAACTGGAAGATAGATCTGTCCGGTACGGGCAGTGCGGCCGACGGCTTCGGCGCATGGGACGTGGATGTCGCGTACACTGCTATAGATGGCGACTGCGGCGTATGGCCCTATGTCGAGGACATGAACTCCGACGGCAGGGCGGACTTTGTGGCGTATGATAAATGCGCAGGAGTCTTCTACGTATCCCTCACCGACACCGACCTCACCCGCAACAACGTGTGGCACGGCTGGGACTGGGTGATCGATTACAGCTCGCAATGGCACGACCAGATGACCATTGATCCCGCGGATGCGGATTACAGCAGGCCGTTTATCGCGCAGTACAACAACGATGCCTATCTGGATATCGGCATAGCGTGTTCGGACGGTTTTGTGAGGGTGGATTATGGCGATGGCACGGAGGCCGGGCTTGGCAGCTTTGAGTGGAGCTCGCAGCTCCTCACGGACACGATGCTTGCCCAGGCGCCGGGTTGGGCGTATTTGCTGTCTCCTGGGGATTTCGAGTTGAATGGCACGCAGTATTTCAGCATCAAAGTGCCTGATACACATCCGGACGAAGGGAGGATGTATATCATCCCGCATGATGGCGTGGATTATCTCCCTGATCAGGATTGGATGGAAATGTTAGGTGCTCCATATATATTTGGGGGAAGCGACCATGTATCCTTAGTTGCTGATTATGAGGGTGGTGAATATCCAAATTTAAGCGTAAAAAATGGTGACTGGTTAGTTACGGATGATGGTTATTACAATTCGCTATTTACATTGGCACCAACCAATATCTACGGTGGTCCAGAATGTCATCCTGTTGTGGGTAGGTTTGATGGAGATAATAAAGACGACCGCGCCGTCATGTGCCCCGACCAATGGAAGATCGCATATTCCAGCGACGAGTACGACTCTTTGCTCGACACGGACGGTGCACGTCACGTCTCTCTCGGTTACGATCCCTGCGAGCATTCCTTGCCCGGCCGCAGCTATTCCGGCGGCATATCCTATGCCTACGCTCAGCAGCTCATGAACTTCTACCAAGCGCAGCACCCCGGCGATCCCGTGCCGATCCTGGTCGATATGGTGACCATCGTTTCGTGCGAGGATTGA
- a CDS encoding glycine C-acetyltransferase, whose translation MFDSLKPVLDAQLKEIKDQGLWKEEWAILSPQGAEITVSGGKKVINFCANNYLGLADHPEVVEAARKSMERYGFGTASVRFICGTFDVHRELERELSGFFGKEDTILYSSCYEANEGLFETMLTEQDAIISDQLNHASIIDGVRLCKAKRFRYNNSDMADLEAKLKEADAAGARLKLIATDGVFSMDGYIARLDGICDVAEKYKALVMVDDSHATGFIGRTGRGTPEHCGVMKRVDMITSTMGKAMGGAAGGFTTGRRELIELLRQRSRPYLFSNALPPMICSATLAVLKLVGKSTELRDRLEDNTRYFRKSLKEAGLKILEGTHPITPIMFGDAKLAADVARDMLAEGVYVKGFSYPVVPKGAARIRCQVSAVHTREHLDKTVSAFSKVCKRYG comes from the coding sequence ATGTTCGATTCGCTCAAGCCCGTACTCGATGCGCAGCTCAAGGAGATAAAGGACCAGGGACTCTGGAAAGAGGAATGGGCCATACTCTCGCCGCAGGGCGCCGAGATCACGGTGTCGGGCGGCAAGAAGGTGATCAACTTCTGCGCCAACAACTACCTGGGCCTCGCCGACCATCCGGAGGTGGTAGAGGCGGCGCGGAAATCCATGGAGAGATACGGGTTCGGCACCGCCTCGGTCCGTTTCATCTGCGGCACGTTCGACGTGCACAGGGAGCTGGAACGCGAGCTGTCCGGCTTCTTCGGCAAGGAGGACACGATCCTCTACTCGTCGTGCTACGAGGCGAACGAGGGGCTGTTCGAGACCATGCTCACCGAACAGGACGCGATCATATCGGACCAGCTGAACCACGCCTCGATCATCGACGGGGTCAGGCTCTGCAAGGCCAAGCGCTTCCGCTATAACAACTCCGACATGGCCGACCTCGAAGCGAAACTCAAGGAGGCCGATGCCGCGGGTGCGAGGCTGAAACTCATCGCCACCGACGGTGTCTTCTCCATGGACGGTTATATCGCGAGGCTCGACGGGATCTGCGACGTCGCTGAAAAATACAAGGCGCTGGTGATGGTCGACGACAGCCACGCCACCGGCTTCATAGGCAGGACCGGCCGCGGCACGCCCGAGCACTGCGGCGTGATGAAGAGGGTGGACATGATAACCAGCACCATGGGCAAGGCGATGGGCGGAGCGGCGGGTGGATTCACCACCGGCCGGCGCGAGCTGATCGAGCTCCTGAGGCAACGGTCCAGGCCCTATCTCTTCTCCAACGCGCTGCCGCCGATGATCTGTTCAGCCACGCTCGCGGTCCTCAAACTGGTCGGGAAGTCCACGGAGCTGCGCGACAGGCTCGAGGATAATACCCGGTATTTCCGGAAGTCGCTCAAGGAAGCGGGGCTCAAGATCCTCGAGGGCACGCACCCCATCACGCCGATCATGTTCGGCGACGCCAAGCTCGCCGCGGACGTGGCGCGCGACATGCTCGCCGAGGGCGTCTATGTGAAGGGATTCTCTTATCCGGTGGTGCCGAAGGGCGCTGCCCGCATCCGCTGCCAGGTCTCGGCAGTCCATACTAGAGAGCACCTGGACAAGACCGTGTCTGCGTTCTCAAAGGTCTGCAAGAGATACGGCTAA
- a CDS encoding ABC transporter transmembrane domain-containing protein, whose amino-acid sequence MGDLKLVAKYHRLLIPFLGVFLISISFDIFATLLGLIAPLFTRVLFDYAYPLRDLALLNKTVLTIVGLYFALFFIGVISDYLQTYASQEITAKLTERVFRAIQCLPIKFHQEKKSGDLLIRITDDVDMLVSMIFNTLPTVLIDGGRFIIILSIALSINPKLTLLALLSVPLYIVEAKFYSEKRARIRQESIDASSDIFTRTNEKLANIKTIKAFGQEDNETLSFARLIRRQFRIAIKGRLLEIIQTFTNSITLQMWGIFLTWYLGYQVVQGNLTIGEIVALMMYIDQLEGPVHSFIGLFSSWKTNAVSVRRIDEVLISPSEDELHGETGAIKVDDGEVETSHLSFEYAPSQQVLHDIEVNFKPNSVTALVGGSGSGKTTLVNLLLRFFDPTKGMILIDNQNISEVRIHELREHIGIVEQDAALFDGTVMDNILYGNQTKERGDAMNAAQLAGAHDFIMRLPGGYDAPVGTAGELLSGGQRQRIAIARTLLRNPQVIIFDEATSSLDAESEFRIQETIAKLRSTKTVLVIAHRLSTIKSADTIMVLDNGKFVEQGTFEELFDKKGAFYRFYWRQFGGLSAFRQQLGLEFERASRYGSRFCLAVLRVMSYGKITEEEGTQAADGFVEEVDLILKRSIRMGDNCAVLDGDTILLLLPEIEAAQLTAFFNRMSKVLPRPAGEDLSFPLSADDLLFVGATITKNAFKTPEELLASIKGVSDSLPPGSKSRVMAGEELATGKA is encoded by the coding sequence ATGGGCGACCTCAAGCTGGTTGCAAAATACCATCGGCTCCTCATCCCCTTTCTGGGCGTATTCCTTATATCGATCTCATTCGACATCTTCGCGACCCTCCTGGGGCTGATCGCGCCGCTCTTCACAAGAGTCCTCTTCGACTACGCATACCCGCTCAGGGACCTGGCGCTCCTGAACAAGACCGTGCTCACCATAGTGGGGCTGTACTTCGCGCTCTTCTTCATAGGCGTCATCTCGGACTATCTGCAGACCTACGCGAGCCAGGAGATAACCGCCAAACTCACCGAGCGCGTCTTCAGGGCCATCCAGTGCCTGCCGATCAAATTCCATCAGGAGAAGAAATCAGGCGACCTCCTCATAAGGATCACCGACGACGTCGACATGCTCGTCTCGATGATCTTCAACACCCTGCCCACCGTATTGATCGACGGCGGAAGGTTCATCATAATCCTCTCGATAGCGCTCTCCATAAACCCCAAGCTCACGCTGCTGGCGCTCCTCTCGGTCCCTCTATACATAGTCGAAGCCAAGTTCTACTCCGAGAAGAGGGCCAGGATCAGGCAGGAATCGATCGACGCCAGCTCCGACATATTCACGAGGACCAACGAGAAGCTCGCCAACATCAAGACGATCAAGGCGTTCGGCCAGGAGGACAACGAGACCCTATCCTTCGCACGCCTGATCAGGAGACAGTTCAGGATAGCGATCAAGGGGAGGCTCCTCGAGATCATCCAGACATTCACCAACTCGATCACCCTCCAGATGTGGGGGATATTCCTCACCTGGTATCTGGGGTATCAGGTCGTGCAGGGCAACCTAACCATCGGCGAGATCGTGGCGCTCATGATGTACATCGACCAGCTCGAGGGCCCGGTCCACTCCTTCATAGGACTGTTCAGCAGCTGGAAGACCAACGCGGTCTCGGTGCGAAGGATCGACGAGGTCCTCATCAGCCCTTCGGAGGATGAGCTCCACGGAGAGACGGGCGCCATCAAGGTCGACGACGGAGAAGTGGAGACGTCGCATCTGTCGTTCGAGTACGCGCCGAGCCAGCAGGTGCTCCACGACATCGAGGTCAATTTCAAACCCAACTCCGTCACCGCGCTCGTGGGGGGATCCGGGAGCGGAAAGACGACGCTCGTGAACCTCCTGCTTCGGTTCTTCGATCCGACGAAGGGCATGATCCTGATCGACAACCAGAACATCTCCGAGGTGAGGATACACGAGCTCAGAGAGCACATAGGGATCGTGGAGCAGGACGCCGCGCTCTTCGACGGCACTGTGATGGACAACATCCTCTACGGCAACCAGACCAAGGAGCGAGGCGACGCCATGAATGCCGCGCAGCTCGCGGGGGCGCACGACTTCATCATGAGGCTCCCCGGCGGCTACGATGCGCCCGTGGGAACGGCTGGCGAGCTCCTGTCGGGCGGCCAACGCCAGCGCATCGCCATAGCGCGCACGCTCCTTCGGAACCCGCAGGTGATCATCTTCGACGAGGCGACCTCCTCCCTCGACGCGGAGAGCGAATTCAGGATACAGGAGACGATCGCAAAGCTCAGGTCCACCAAGACCGTCCTGGTCATAGCGCACCGGCTCTCGACCATAAAATCGGCCGACACGATAATGGTTCTCGACAACGGAAAATTCGTTGAACAGGGGACTTTCGAGGAGCTGTTTGACAAAAAGGGCGCGTTCTATCGCTTTTACTGGCGGCAGTTCGGAGGCCTCTCGGCGTTCAGACAGCAGCTGGGCCTCGAGTTCGAGCGCGCATCCAGATACGGTTCGCGTTTCTGCCTGGCCGTGCTGCGCGTGATGAGCTACGGCAAGATCACCGAGGAAGAAGGCACGCAGGCCGCCGACGGCTTCGTGGAAGAAGTGGACCTGATACTCAAGCGCAGCATCCGCATGGGCGACAACTGCGCCGTCCTCGACGGCGACACCATCCTCCTGCTGCTGCCGGAGATCGAAGCCGCGCAGCTTACGGCGTTCTTCAACCGCATGAGCAAGGTCCTGCCGAGGCCCGCGGGAGAAGATCTGAGTTTCCCCCTGTCGGCGGACGACCTCCTGTTCGTGGGGGCCACGATCACGAAGAATGCATTCAAGACGCCTGAAGAGCTTTTGGCCTCGATCAAAGGCGTATCCGATTCATTGCCGCCCGGCAGCAAGTCTCGGGTGATGGCGGGCGAGGAGCTCGCGACCGGCAAGGCCTGA
- a CDS encoding HAMP domain-containing sensor histidine kinase: MSKLKSRPNDELNRWKKFVDQFAHDMASPLSFLEQYVLHVSRGGKDIDEDGVDLHKVAQRSIGKLRDMLDNIRNRSKLDATAFYISDLAEMIGGVLSEIRETATNRGIDISYVGPDHLLGKFDRSKLERVLTNLCRNAIEAMPPAGGLITTSLSNNDDSVWIEIYDNGAGISPQSIDRIFERGYTYGKTNGTGLGLSFCKSVVEAHGGSLKVFSEKGHGTVFSLEFPVLAALKARHQPPGQENTDIEATLLYDNPLCHEELLKIFSDTHNEDAISIADSDFRSSRQTGHDNTLDPV, translated from the coding sequence ATGAGCAAACTCAAGAGCCGCCCAAACGACGAGTTGAACCGGTGGAAGAAATTCGTCGACCAGTTCGCCCACGACATGGCAAGCCCGCTCTCCTTCCTGGAGCAATACGTATTGCACGTATCCAGAGGGGGAAAGGATATCGACGAGGACGGCGTGGATCTGCACAAAGTGGCGCAGCGCTCCATCGGAAAGCTCCGAGACATGCTCGACAACATCAGAAACCGTTCCAAGCTCGACGCAACGGCGTTCTATATATCCGATCTCGCGGAAATGATCGGGGGAGTCTTGTCCGAGATCAGGGAAACAGCGACAAATCGCGGTATAGACATTTCGTACGTAGGACCGGACCATCTGCTTGGAAAATTCGACCGATCCAAGCTGGAGCGTGTATTGACCAACCTCTGCAGGAATGCGATCGAAGCCATGCCGCCCGCCGGGGGATTGATCACGACATCGTTGTCGAACAATGACGACTCAGTGTGGATTGAAATTTACGACAATGGGGCCGGGATATCGCCACAATCGATAGACCGAATCTTTGAACGAGGCTATACGTACGGGAAGACAAACGGCACGGGACTCGGGTTGAGCTTCTGCAAAAGCGTCGTCGAAGCGCACGGGGGTTCGCTCAAAGTATTCAGCGAAAAAGGCCACGGCACAGTCTTCTCGCTTGAATTTCCTGTCCTCGCCGCTCTCAAGGCACGGCATCAACCCCCCGGACAAGAAAATACCGACATAGAAGCGACCCTGCTATACGATAACCCTTTATGCCACGAAGAGTTGCTGAAAATTTTCAGCGACACCCACAATGAAGACGCCATAAGTATCGCCGACAGCGACTTCCGCTCTTCGAGACAAACAGGGCACGACAATACGCTCGACCCTGTATAG
- a CDS encoding HEPN domain-containing protein, with protein MKPQTKTWLEMAQNDLDFARDVLRNKQRPFYAAHFCHQAVEKILKALVQERTSEVPPRTHNFTLLSRHAGLDLPANMSDVLLSLAPHYLGTRYPEDIQNLYRQYTEEYVKGLFDRTEVLFKWLKNVLISKK; from the coding sequence ATGAAGCCACAGACAAAGACATGGCTTGAGATGGCGCAGAACGATCTGGATTTTGCGCGCGATGTCCTGCGCAATAAACAGAGACCGTTCTATGCGGCGCATTTCTGTCATCAGGCGGTCGAGAAGATTCTCAAGGCTTTGGTGCAGGAGCGCACAAGTGAAGTTCCTCCGAGGACGCATAATTTCACTTTGTTGAGCAGACACGCCGGTCTGGATCTTCCGGCGAATATGTCCGACGTACTGCTCTCTCTGGCGCCCCACTACTTGGGCACAAGATATCCCGAAGACATCCAGAATCTTTACCGTCAATATACCGAAGAATACGTTAAGGGGTTGTTCGATAGGACGGAGGTGCTTTTTAAATGGTTGAAAAATGTCCTGATATCGAAAAAATAG
- a CDS encoding nucleotidyltransferase domain-containing protein → MVEKCPDIEKIVSLYVSVLKEHGIIPKQIILFGSYAREEATSLSDIDLVIVSEDLARWAALERLEMLSKLTAGIDAPLEVLGYTPDEIAKAGSDSIFWSEIMSYGKVLNAA, encoded by the coding sequence ATGGTTGAAAAATGTCCTGATATCGAAAAAATAGTGTCGCTGTATGTCTCGGTGCTTAAGGAGCACGGCATTATTCCAAAGCAGATCATCCTCTTCGGTTCGTATGCCAGAGAGGAGGCGACTTCTTTGAGTGATATAGATCTGGTCATAGTCTCGGAGGATTTAGCGAGATGGGCTGCCCTCGAACGCCTGGAGATGCTTTCGAAGCTGACTGCAGGCATTGATGCACCGCTTGAAGTCCTTGGCTATACGCCCGATGAGATAGCGAAGGCCGGTTCCGACAGCATCTTCTGGTCCGAGATCATGAGTTATGGCAAGGTTCTGAACGCTGCCTGA
- the tdh gene encoding L-threonine 3-dehydrogenase, whose protein sequence is MAKTMKSIQKLKAAPGAEIVDAPIPRPTSHQVLVRVKATSICGTDIHIYNWDPWSAKRIKPPMIFGHEFSGEVVEVGSQVEHLAVGDHVSAETHIPCGGCFQCRTGQMHICRDLEILGVDRDGCFAEYVAVPEICCIKNDKSLPWEIASVQEPFGNATYTVSESRVAGKSVAIFGDGPIGIFAAGIAMAYGATKLIACGMQPFRMGLIKKYSPDHLIDVTKQSPREAIMDITRGEGVDVVLEVSGAESAIHDGLASLKRGGTFTAFGIPSRPLQMDFAEELIFKGVRLIAINGRRMFGTWYEVANLLNSGRVEIGHVITHEFKLEKIDKAMEMLNAKEIKAGKIVLKP, encoded by the coding sequence ATGGCCAAGACGATGAAATCGATACAGAAGCTCAAAGCGGCGCCGGGCGCGGAGATAGTCGATGCGCCTATCCCGAGACCCACCTCGCACCAGGTCCTCGTGCGCGTGAAGGCGACCTCGATCTGCGGCACTGACATACATATCTACAACTGGGACCCCTGGTCCGCAAAGCGCATCAAACCGCCGATGATCTTTGGCCACGAATTCTCGGGCGAGGTCGTGGAGGTGGGCTCCCAGGTTGAGCACCTGGCGGTTGGGGACCACGTCTCCGCCGAGACCCACATACCGTGCGGCGGCTGTTTCCAGTGCCGCACTGGACAGATGCACATATGCCGCGACCTCGAGATACTGGGCGTGGACCGCGACGGCTGTTTCGCCGAGTACGTGGCTGTGCCTGAGATCTGCTGCATCAAGAACGACAAGTCGCTCCCCTGGGAGATCGCGTCGGTGCAGGAGCCGTTCGGCAACGCCACCTACACGGTGAGCGAGAGCAGGGTGGCGGGTAAGAGCGTGGCGATCTTCGGCGACGGGCCGATCGGCATCTTCGCGGCGGGCATCGCCATGGCATACGGCGCGACGAAGCTCATCGCGTGCGGGATGCAGCCCTTCAGGATGGGCCTCATCAAGAAATATTCCCCCGACCACCTGATCGACGTGACGAAGCAATCCCCGCGCGAAGCGATAATGGACATCACCCGGGGCGAGGGCGTGGACGTGGTGCTGGAGGTCAGCGGCGCCGAGAGCGCGATCCACGACGGTCTGGCTTCGCTCAAGCGCGGCGGCACCTTCACCGCCTTCGGCATCCCATCCAGGCCGCTGCAGATGGACTTCGCGGAAGAGCTGATATTCAAGGGGGTGAGGCTCATCGCGATCAACGGCCGCAGGATGTTCGGCACGTGGTACGAGGTCGCGAACCTCCTCAACTCCGGCAGGGTGGAGATAGGGCACGTGATCACGCACGAGTTCAAGCTGGAGAAGATCGACAAGGCCATGGAGATGCTGAATGCGAAGGAGATAAAGGCCGGCAAAATCGTTCTGAAACCGTAA
- the hydF gene encoding [FeFe] hydrogenase H-cluster maturation GTPase HydF: MLKSQKPHIGIFGRRNIGKSSLINALTGQEIAIVSPHAGTTTDPVTKTMEIIGIGPVILTDTAGIDDEGELGKKRVARTIKAIDTIDLAMIAISHNSFGEHERSVMARLAQKNIPCFIVHNKSDIEGLDPARKREIEAEAGTDVIAFSSIRPDNFEQVVALMKKHLPPTSYQRSSILSDMVRQGDVVVLVTPVDIETPEGRIILPQVQTIRELLDNNCISVVLKEPELSGFIGSCGMKPRLVVTDSQAFAKVDALVPPDIPLTSFSILYTRMKGDLEKAIEGTGAISKLDDGDRVMILESCTHHVAGDDIGRVKLPRWLSDFTGKQLSFDVVAGLDEPPRPIEEYSLVVQCGGCMLTRKQVLLRLAPAIEAKVPVTNYGLAIAWCLGVFDRAIAPFAAHHRRS, from the coding sequence ATGCTCAAGAGCCAGAAACCGCACATAGGGATATTCGGGCGCCGCAACATCGGCAAGAGCTCGCTCATCAACGCCCTCACGGGCCAGGAGATCGCCATCGTGTCGCCTCATGCGGGGACCACCACGGATCCGGTCACCAAGACGATGGAGATCATAGGCATAGGCCCGGTCATACTCACGGACACCGCAGGAATCGACGACGAGGGGGAGCTCGGCAAAAAACGCGTCGCCCGCACGATAAAGGCGATCGACACAATCGACCTGGCCATGATCGCGATATCGCACAACTCGTTCGGAGAACACGAGCGCTCGGTCATGGCCAGGCTCGCGCAAAAAAACATCCCCTGCTTCATAGTGCACAACAAGTCGGACATCGAAGGGCTCGATCCTGCGAGGAAGAGGGAAATCGAGGCCGAGGCAGGGACGGACGTGATCGCGTTCAGCTCGATAAGGCCCGACAACTTCGAACAGGTCGTGGCGCTGATGAAGAAACACCTCCCCCCCACCTCTTACCAGAGATCTTCCATCTTGAGCGACATGGTGAGACAAGGCGACGTGGTGGTGCTCGTCACCCCCGTGGACATCGAGACGCCGGAGGGCAGGATCATACTGCCCCAAGTCCAGACAATCAGGGAGCTGCTCGACAACAACTGCATATCGGTGGTGTTAAAGGAGCCCGAGCTCTCCGGCTTCATCGGATCATGCGGCATGAAACCAAGGCTCGTGGTCACGGACAGCCAGGCCTTCGCAAAGGTCGACGCCCTCGTGCCCCCTGACATCCCCCTCACCAGCTTCAGCATTCTCTACACGAGGATGAAAGGCGATCTCGAAAAGGCCATCGAAGGGACGGGCGCCATCTCAAAACTAGATGACGGGGATAGAGTGATGATCCTCGAGTCCTGCACCCATCACGTGGCCGGAGACGACATCGGCCGCGTGAAACTCCCGCGCTGGCTCTCCGACTTCACGGGAAAACAGCTCTCCTTCGACGTGGTGGCAGGGCTGGATGAACCGCCCAGGCCGATCGAGGAGTACAGCCTCGTAGTCCAGTGCGGCGGCTGCATGCTCACGCGCAAGCAAGTGCTGCTCCGGCTCGCACCCGCCATCGAAGCCAAGGTGCCGGTGACCAATTACGGGCTCGCGATCGCATGGTGTCTGGGCGTCTTCGACCGGGCCATCGCACCCTTCGCCGCCCACCATCGGCGCTCTTAA